One genomic segment of Bacillus sp. (in: firmicutes) includes these proteins:
- a CDS encoding YaaL family protein, with the protein MFFRRKGKLRKDINQKLWVDLNELKAEWMRNKDLFEKSIDTNVQLLNDLKISEAKYFYLVREAKIRRLTAEHK; encoded by the coding sequence ATGTTTTTCCGACGTAAAGGGAAGCTTCGCAAAGATATAAATCAAAAGCTATGGGTTGATTTAAACGAACTAAAGGCAGAGTGGATGAGGAATAAAGACTTATTTGAAAAAAGCATCGATACAAATGTTCAGTTACTAAATGATTTAAAGATTTCCGAAGCAAAATATTTTTATTTAGTAAGAGAAGCGAAAATCCGTCGTCTAACCGCAGAACATAAATAA
- the recR gene encoding recombination protein RecR, protein MHYPEPIAKLIDSFMKLPGIGPKTAVRLAFFVLKMKEEDVLDFGKALVNAKRNLTHCSVCFNITDHDPCSICDDGYRDRSLICVVQDPKDVIAMEKMKEYRGLYHVLHGAISPMDGIGPEDIKVSELLKRLQNEEVQEIILATNPNIEGEATAMYISRLVKPSGITITRIAHGLPVGGDLEYADEVTLSKALEGRREL, encoded by the coding sequence ATGCATTACCCAGAACCAATTGCAAAGCTTATTGACAGCTTTATGAAGTTGCCAGGTATCGGCCCTAAAACGGCCGTTCGTCTGGCTTTTTTTGTCCTAAAAATGAAAGAAGAAGATGTATTGGATTTTGGTAAAGCATTAGTAAATGCCAAAAGAAATCTAACACATTGCTCTGTATGCTTTAATATAACGGATCATGATCCATGTTCCATTTGTGATGATGGGTATCGTGATCGCAGTCTTATTTGTGTTGTTCAGGATCCTAAGGATGTTATCGCGATGGAAAAAATGAAAGAGTATCGAGGGCTTTATCATGTTCTTCATGGTGCCATTTCACCGATGGATGGAATCGGGCCTGAGGATATAAAGGTTTCCGAACTTTTAAAAAGGCTGCAAAATGAGGAAGTGCAAGAAATTATTTTGGCTACAAACCCCAATATTGAGGGAGAAGCAACAGCGATGTATATTTCGCGCCTCGTTAAACCATCAGGCATCACGATTACGCGAATTGCCCATGGCCTGCCAGTTGGCGGTGATTTGGAATATGCTGATGAGGTTACCCTTTCAAAGGCATTAGAAGGACGACGTGAACTATAG